From the genome of Daphnia pulicaria isolate SC F1-1A chromosome 5, SC_F0-13Bv2, whole genome shotgun sequence:
ACGTCATGTTGTAGTTGGTCGACAAGTAAGTCAGGCACCACTCGGCCAGCTGATCAGCATTGTGAATCtattgattgaaaaaacatCAAGTCATACAACGGTtccaaattttaaatgaataagaaTTAATCGAAAATACCTGACAAGGCTCAAGGAGCATGAGGCACTCCATGGTAACTTCGCCACCAGCGTCAATAATCCTCTGCATCTCAGTCACCATGTAACTTTCAATGAGCTGGACTAAGCGAGAGAGACAGAGTCGATTGGCTAATTCGACCAAAGGGACGCAGGCGATGGTTTGAAGCGGGGGAATTCTATCCGTGTAAATGTAATGCAACAGCTGACGGAAAGTGGTCTCGCTCACGCCCGGCATTTGCACCTACACGCACAAAAGGAAttgtcaaatttgaaaaaaaaaaactaaaaataaatcgaaTACAATAGGCGAATTGAATAGGCGAAAACACGGAATTTGGACTTGCCACTTTGGCTGAGCTTTCACGGAAATCGCCGGCGAACATGGCGTCCATGACGTCACAACGAGCCATCAGAAGCGGTCGATGGGCAGGGCAGCTACCGTCGTCCAGCAGAAAGTGCACGTCGGCATAGAGACCTTGATTCAAACCAAGTTCCAATAACCGGGATCGAATTATCTATACGGAAAAAACGAAATGGCCAACAAAAAATAGAGCACGTTGTGAAAATCCCGGACTTTGTTCCAGTATTTGATTATAAATTCCGTCCGTGTCTTGTTCACAATTTGCTTTTCTGGTGCCGCCCAGCAACTGAAATTCACGGACCGGAGACACAACGAGGCAGAGAAGAAGATAACCTGTCTATATTGCTGGCGTACATCGTTATTGAGGAACTCTTCGTGTATGTGGATGTTGTGAATAAAAGCCAACAGCTCGGGAAGGTCGAGGAATTCTGCCGCTTGTCGAATTTCCTAAAGGcgaaccgaaaaagaaaaaagttaaaatttcaGGAAAAAAACGTTCGACGGGGCAATTTGAGTTCATGCCAAATCCCCTCAACGGGGGATCGTATGAGTCAATCAAAACGACAGCTCTTACCAGCAGCAAAGTCATCGGAAGCGACTGAAGGGTCAAAAATTAGGTCGGGATCAAAAGGATTTTGGATAGGACGAAATAAACAAGTTGCAACGAGAAGTCAAAGATGTAAGGATCATGTTTCATGAGTGACGTGACACATTTTATGGACGACAGAAATGGTCATCTCACCTGCAGCGAGCAGAGCCGAGTGTCAATCTGGCCCGTGTAGATGAAGCACAAGCACTGACGCATGGCATTGGGTGTAACGATTTTGGTCAGCGTCACCACCGTCTGAGTTGACACGCACGGCCGACCCCTGTGGTCCATTCCCTGGCACTGTTCCACGCTGATCGACTGGACCGCCGGATGGTAAATTTCGCGGCTAAACTGCGGGCAGCGGAGGTCGTTGGAATACGCGGAAGTAGTCGACGACAACTGGATCAACAAACGCAATTAATTAAGCTCATTAGCTGCCGAATTTGAACGCACCTGAAAGCTGCAGCGACGTTTTAATTTCTCCTTGATTCGATTAGACAAGCGTAGATAGTGTGTCCTGTCGACGTCCAGCAAGCATGTTGTATCCGTTTCTTCGCTGTGATAACTGCTACCGCCCGACGCTGAAGTGTCGCCCACACTGCTGACCTGATTACCATCACACATGTCGCACAcataagaaatgaaaaggatTACGGGTCCGTTCAATCAATAAGAATCTATACAGCGTACCATGCTACAATCGCTGGAGGATCTCGTGCCAATATCAGAGCAATTAATATCACTGTTGGCCGTTGCCGTGGCGATTAGCCGGGCCAGAGAAGGAGCGGCTGCAGCGATGTAGA
Proteins encoded in this window:
- the LOC124340920 gene encoding rho-related BTB domain-containing protein 1-like isoform X8, with protein sequence MAAADACESKTHLGKRGELVKCVVVGDTAVGKTRLICARACNKKVSLSQLLNTHVPTVWAIDQYRIYKEVLERSWEVVDGVNVSLRLWDTFGDHEKDRRFAYGRSDVVLLCFSIGNPKSLRNCKAMWLPEIRRFCPNTPVLLVGCKNDLRFMYCDETYLSYFKDRNPFMRRPTKECDLVMPDQARAIASELGLPYYETSVLTYYGVNSVFENAIRAALVSRRQQRFWLAGFKRVQRPLLQAPFCPPKPCYPDMYVSASTYFENFQTLYTRQAYTDVIFITGSVGFSAHRFYIAAAAPSLARLIATATANSDINCSDIGTRSSSDCSMVSSVGDTSASGGSSYHSEETDTTCLLDVDRTHYLRLSNRIKEKLKRRCSFQLSSTTSAYSNDLRCPQFSREIYHPAVQSISVEQCQGMDHRGRPCVSTQTVVTLTKIVTPNAMRQCLCFIYTGQIDTRLCSLQSLPMTLLLEIRQAAEFLDLPELLAFIHNIHIHEEFLNNDVRQQYRQIIRSRLLELGLNQGLYADVHFLLDDGSCPAHRPLLMARCDVMDAMFAGDFRESSAKVASPNSVFSPIQFAYCANAGRERDHFPSAVALHLHG
- the LOC124340920 gene encoding rho-related BTB domain-containing protein 1-like isoform X5, which translates into the protein MMDNELSNQELVKCVVVGDTAVGKTRLICARACNKKVSLSQLLNTHVPTVWAIDQYRIYKEVLERSWEVVDGVNVSLRLWDTFGDHEKDRRFAYGRSDVVLLCFSIGNPKSLRNCKAMWLPEIRRFCPNTPVLLVGCKNDLRFMYCDETYLSYFKDRNPFMRRPTKECDLVMPDQARAIASELGLPYYETSVLTYYGVNSVFENAIRAALVSRRQQRFWLAGFKRVQRPLLQAPFCPPKPCYPDMYVSASTYFENFQTLYTRQAYTDVIFITGSVGFSAHRFYIAAAAPSLARLIATATANSDINCSDIGTRSSSDCSMVSSVGDTSASGGSSYHSEETDTTCLLDVDRTHYLRLSNRIKEKLKRRCSFQLSSTTSAYSNDLRCPQFSREIYHPAVQSISVEQCQGMDHRGRPCVSTQTVVTLTKIVTPNAMRQCLCFIYTGQIDTRLCSLQSLPMTLLLEIRQAAEFLDLPELLAFIHNIHIHEEFLNNDVRQQYRQIIRSRLLELGLNQGLYADVHFLLDDGSCPAHRPLLMARCDVMDAMFAGDFRESSAKVVQMPGVSETTFRQLLHYIYTDRIPPLQTIACVPLVELANRLCLSRLVQLIESYMVTEMQRIIDAGGEVTMECLMLLEPCQIHNADQLAEWCLTYLSTNYNMTCRKAPKILKTLHSENQAHLAHHRWPPVWYLKERDFYDKYVAERKKEEGLSKPLKRSRNNSGCLCFVGKTRRGDDSSYHSV
- the LOC124340920 gene encoding rho-related BTB domain-containing protein 1-like isoform X1, which produces MAAADACESKTHLGKRGELVKCVVVGDTAVGKTRLICARACNKKVSLSQLLNTHVPTVWAIDQYRIYKEVLERSWEVVDGVNVSLRLWDTFGDHEKDRRFAYGRSDVVLLCFSIGNPKSLRNCKAMWLPEIRRFCPNTPVLLVGCKNDLRFMYCDETYLSYFKDRNPFMRRPTKECDLVMPDQARAIASELGLPYYETSVLTYYGVNSVFENAIRAALVSRRQQRFWLAGFKRVQRPLLQAPFCPPKPCYPDMYVSASTYFENFQTLYTRQAYTDVIFITGSVGFSAHRFYIAAAAPSLARLIATATANSDINCSDIGTRSSSDCSMVSSVGDTSASGGSSYHSEETDTTCLLDVDRTHYLRLSNRIKEKLKRRCSFQLSSTTSAYSNDLRCPQFSREIYHPAVQSISVEQCQGMDHRGRPCVSTQTVVTLTKIVTPNAMRQCLCFIYTGQIDTRLCSLQSLPMTLLLEIRQAAEFLDLPELLAFIHNIHIHEEFLNNDVRQQYRQIIRSRLLELGLNQGLYADVHFLLDDGSCPAHRPLLMARCDVMDAMFAGDFRESSAKVVQMPGVSETTFRQLLHYIYTDRIPPLQTIACVPLVELANRLCLSRLVQLIESYMVTEMQRIIDAGGEVTMECLMLLEPCQIHNADQLAEWCLTYLSTNYNMTCRKAPKILKTLHSENQAHLAHHRWPPVWYLKERDFYDKYVAERKKEEGLSKPLKRSRNNSGCLCFVGKTRRGDDSSYHSV
- the LOC124340920 gene encoding rho-related BTB domain-containing protein 1-like isoform X2 encodes the protein MAAADACESKTHLGKRGELVKCVVVGDTAVGKTRLICARACNKKVSLSQLLNTHVPTVWAIDQYRIYKEVLERSWEVVDGVNVSLRLWDTFGDHEKDRRFAYGRSDVVLLCFSIGNPKSLRNCKAMWLPEIRRFCPNTPVLLVGCKNDLRFMYCDETYLSYFKDRNPFMRPTKECDLVMPDQARAIASELGLPYYETSVLTYYGVNSVFENAIRAALVSRRQQRFWLAGFKRVQRPLLQAPFCPPKPCYPDMYVSASTYFENFQTLYTRQAYTDVIFITGSVGFSAHRFYIAAAAPSLARLIATATANSDINCSDIGTRSSSDCSMVSSVGDTSASGGSSYHSEETDTTCLLDVDRTHYLRLSNRIKEKLKRRCSFQLSSTTSAYSNDLRCPQFSREIYHPAVQSISVEQCQGMDHRGRPCVSTQTVVTLTKIVTPNAMRQCLCFIYTGQIDTRLCSLQSLPMTLLLEIRQAAEFLDLPELLAFIHNIHIHEEFLNNDVRQQYRQIIRSRLLELGLNQGLYADVHFLLDDGSCPAHRPLLMARCDVMDAMFAGDFRESSAKVVQMPGVSETTFRQLLHYIYTDRIPPLQTIACVPLVELANRLCLSRLVQLIESYMVTEMQRIIDAGGEVTMECLMLLEPCQIHNADQLAEWCLTYLSTNYNMTCRKAPKILKTLHSENQAHLAHHRWPPVWYLKERDFYDKYVAERKKEEGLSKPLKRSRNNSGCLCFVGKTRRGDDSSYHSV
- the LOC124340920 gene encoding rho-related BTB domain-containing protein 1-like isoform X6 → MMDNELSNQELVKCVVVGDTAVGKTRLICARACNKKVSLSQLLNTHVPTVWAIDQYRIYKEVLERSWEVVDGVNVSLRLWDTFGDHEKDRRFAYGRSDVVLLCFSIGNPKSLRNCKAMWLPEIRRFCPNTPVLLVGCKNDLRFMYCDETYLSYFKDRNPFMRPTKECDLVMPDQARAIASELGLPYYETSVLTYYGVNSVFENAIRAALVSRRQQRFWLAGFKRVQRPLLQAPFCPPKPCYPDMYVSASTYFENFQTLYTRQAYTDVIFITGSVGFSAHRFYIAAAAPSLARLIATATANSDINCSDIGTRSSSDCSMVSSVGDTSASGGSSYHSEETDTTCLLDVDRTHYLRLSNRIKEKLKRRCSFQLSSTTSAYSNDLRCPQFSREIYHPAVQSISVEQCQGMDHRGRPCVSTQTVVTLTKIVTPNAMRQCLCFIYTGQIDTRLCSLQSLPMTLLLEIRQAAEFLDLPELLAFIHNIHIHEEFLNNDVRQQYRQIIRSRLLELGLNQGLYADVHFLLDDGSCPAHRPLLMARCDVMDAMFAGDFRESSAKVVQMPGVSETTFRQLLHYIYTDRIPPLQTIACVPLVELANRLCLSRLVQLIESYMVTEMQRIIDAGGEVTMECLMLLEPCQIHNADQLAEWCLTYLSTNYNMTCRKAPKILKTLHSENQAHLAHHRWPPVWYLKERDFYDKYVAERKKEEGLSKPLKRSRNNSGCLCFVGKTRRGDDSSYHSV
- the LOC124340920 gene encoding rho-related BTB domain-containing protein 1-like isoform X3, which encodes MAAADACESKTHLGKRGELVKCVVVGDTAVGKTRLICARACNKKVSLSQLLNTHVPTVWAIDQYRIYKEVLERSWEVVDGVNVSLRLWDTFGDHEKDRRFAYGRSDVVLLCFSIGNPKSLRNCKAMWLPEIRRFCPNTPVLLVGCKNDLRFMYCDETYLSYFKDRNPFMRRPTKECDLVMPDQARAIASELGLPYYETSVLTYYGVNSVFENAIRAALVSRRQQRFWLAGFKRVQRPLLQAPFCPPKPCYPDMYVSASTYFENFQTLYTRQAYTDVIFITGSVGFSAHRFYIAAAAPSLARLIATATANSDINCSDIGTRSSSDCSMVSSVGDTSASGGSSYHSEETDTTCLLDVDRTHYLRLSNRIKEKLKRRCSFQLSSTTSAYSNDLRCPQFSREIYHPAVQSISVEQCQGMDHRGRPCVSTQTVVTLTKIVTPNAMRQCLCFIYTGQIDTRLCSLQSLPMTLLLEIRQAAEFLDLPELLAFIHNIHIHEEFLNNDIIRSRLLELGLNQGLYADVHFLLDDGSCPAHRPLLMARCDVMDAMFAGDFRESSAKVVQMPGVSETTFRQLLHYIYTDRIPPLQTIACVPLVELANRLCLSRLVQLIESYMVTEMQRIIDAGGEVTMECLMLLEPCQIHNADQLAEWCLTYLSTNYNMTCRKAPKILKTLHSENQAHLAHHRWPPVWYLKERDFYDKYVAERKKEEGLSKPLKRSRNNSGCLCFVGKTRRGDDSSYHSV